In Ctenopharyngodon idella isolate HZGC_01 chromosome 20, HZGC01, whole genome shotgun sequence, the following proteins share a genomic window:
- the ndufaf7 gene encoding protein arginine methyltransferase NDUFAF7, mitochondrial isoform X2, translating into MKTMLRLKRLMPEVMWTIWGNRSFSNSSIRRLESNTSILKHLISKITATGPISVAEYMREALTNPVSGYYVKNDMLGAGGDFITSPEISQIFGELLGVWCVSEWMAAGKSSVFQLVELGPGRGSLASDILRVFSQLKVVLGETDISVHLVEVSPKLSQLQAKCLTGDQTWTCNDDQPVYCSGTTCTGLPIYWYHRIEDVPRGFSVFLAHEFFDALPIHKFQRTENGWREVMVDIDPESPEKLRFVVSHSPTLASSMLIQKDENRQHVEVCPEGGVIVQKMANRIADDGGAALIVDYGHDGTKTDTFRGFKGHQLHNVLEAPGMADLTADVDFSYLRKITGNQVTCLGPITQRSFLKNMGIDSRLQVLLRSCHDPSTRAQLINSYDMLINPEKMGHRFQFFSMLSRGRLAQRKGMQQDTAPLPVAGFAELNVQ; encoded by the exons ATGAAGACTATGCTGAGGCTGAAGCGGCTAATGCCAGAAG TAATGTGGACCATATGGGGAAACAGATCCTTCTCAAACTCTTCCATCCGGAGACTGGAGTCAAACACATCCATCCTTAAACATCTTATTTCCAAAATCACTGCCACAGGCCCAATTTCAGTAGCTGAATATATGAGGGAGGCACTCACTAATCCAGTGTCG gGATATTACGTGAAAAATGACATGCTTGGAGCAGGAGGTGATTTTATTACGTCACCAGAAATCAGTCAGATTTTCGGTGAG CTGTTGGGTGTCTGGTGTGTCAGTGAGTGGATGGCAGCAGGGAAATCCAGTGTGTTCCAGTTAGTGGAGCTCGGACCAGGTAGAGGTTCATTAGCCAGTGACATCCTGAGG GTTTTCAGTCAGTTAAAAGTTGTCCTGGGAGAGACAGATATCTCTGTTCATCTTGTGGAGGTCAGCCCAAAGTTAAGCCAACTTCAGGCCAAATGTCTAACTGGAGATCAGACGTGGACATGTAATGATGATCAGCCTGTTTACTGCAGTGGCACCACATGTACTGGCCTGCCTATATACTGGTACCACAGGATAGAGGATGTCCCGAGGG GTTTTAGTGTTTTCCTTGCCCATGAGTTTTTTGATGCATTACCCATTCACAAGTTTCAG AGAACAGAGAATGGCTGGCGGGAGGTGATGGTTGATATTGATCCTGAAAGTCCAGAAAAACTGAGATTTGTGGTTTCTCACAGTCCTACACTGGCCTCCAGCATGCTTATACAA aaagATGAAAACAGGCAACATGTGGAAGTGTGTCCAGAAGGTGGAGTCATTGTTCAGAAAATGGCCAATCGGATTGCTGATGACGGAGGCGCAGCATTGATTGTAGACTATGGGCATGATGGAACAAAAACTGATACTTTCAGA GGCTTTAAAGGCCATCAACTCCACAATGTCTTGGAGGCACCTGGCATGGCAGACTTGACAGCAGATGTGGACTTCAGTTACCTGAGGAAAATTACAGGAAATCAGGTGACCTGCTTGGGACCCATCACACAAAGATCCTTCCTGAAGAACATGGGCATTGACTCGCGCCTGCAG GTCCTCCTGAGGAGCTGTCATGACCCCTCCACCAGAGCGCAGCTCATCAACAGCTATGACATGCTAATCAACCCTGAGAAAATGGGACACAGGTTTCAGTTCTTCTCTATGCTCAGTCGAGGTCGGCTGGCTCAAAGGAAAGGGATGCAACAGGACACAGCGCCGTTGCCCGTGGCGGGCTTTGCTGAGCTGAACGTGCAATGA
- the ndufaf7 gene encoding protein arginine methyltransferase NDUFAF7, mitochondrial isoform X1, whose translation MTKSQQLRKLHSNDTVLSVVVMWTIWGNRSFSNSSIRRLESNTSILKHLISKITATGPISVAEYMREALTNPVSGYYVKNDMLGAGGDFITSPEISQIFGELLGVWCVSEWMAAGKSSVFQLVELGPGRGSLASDILRVFSQLKVVLGETDISVHLVEVSPKLSQLQAKCLTGDQTWTCNDDQPVYCSGTTCTGLPIYWYHRIEDVPRGFSVFLAHEFFDALPIHKFQRTENGWREVMVDIDPESPEKLRFVVSHSPTLASSMLIQKDENRQHVEVCPEGGVIVQKMANRIADDGGAALIVDYGHDGTKTDTFRGFKGHQLHNVLEAPGMADLTADVDFSYLRKITGNQVTCLGPITQRSFLKNMGIDSRLQVLLRSCHDPSTRAQLINSYDMLINPEKMGHRFQFFSMLSRGRLAQRKGMQQDTAPLPVAGFAELNVQ comes from the exons ATGACAAAGTCACAACAACTAAGAAAACTGCATAGTAATGATACAGTGCTGTCTGTTGTAGTAATGTGGACCATATGGGGAAACAGATCCTTCTCAAACTCTTCCATCCGGAGACTGGAGTCAAACACATCCATCCTTAAACATCTTATTTCCAAAATCACTGCCACAGGCCCAATTTCAGTAGCTGAATATATGAGGGAGGCACTCACTAATCCAGTGTCG gGATATTACGTGAAAAATGACATGCTTGGAGCAGGAGGTGATTTTATTACGTCACCAGAAATCAGTCAGATTTTCGGTGAG CTGTTGGGTGTCTGGTGTGTCAGTGAGTGGATGGCAGCAGGGAAATCCAGTGTGTTCCAGTTAGTGGAGCTCGGACCAGGTAGAGGTTCATTAGCCAGTGACATCCTGAGG GTTTTCAGTCAGTTAAAAGTTGTCCTGGGAGAGACAGATATCTCTGTTCATCTTGTGGAGGTCAGCCCAAAGTTAAGCCAACTTCAGGCCAAATGTCTAACTGGAGATCAGACGTGGACATGTAATGATGATCAGCCTGTTTACTGCAGTGGCACCACATGTACTGGCCTGCCTATATACTGGTACCACAGGATAGAGGATGTCCCGAGGG GTTTTAGTGTTTTCCTTGCCCATGAGTTTTTTGATGCATTACCCATTCACAAGTTTCAG AGAACAGAGAATGGCTGGCGGGAGGTGATGGTTGATATTGATCCTGAAAGTCCAGAAAAACTGAGATTTGTGGTTTCTCACAGTCCTACACTGGCCTCCAGCATGCTTATACAA aaagATGAAAACAGGCAACATGTGGAAGTGTGTCCAGAAGGTGGAGTCATTGTTCAGAAAATGGCCAATCGGATTGCTGATGACGGAGGCGCAGCATTGATTGTAGACTATGGGCATGATGGAACAAAAACTGATACTTTCAGA GGCTTTAAAGGCCATCAACTCCACAATGTCTTGGAGGCACCTGGCATGGCAGACTTGACAGCAGATGTGGACTTCAGTTACCTGAGGAAAATTACAGGAAATCAGGTGACCTGCTTGGGACCCATCACACAAAGATCCTTCCTGAAGAACATGGGCATTGACTCGCGCCTGCAG GTCCTCCTGAGGAGCTGTCATGACCCCTCCACCAGAGCGCAGCTCATCAACAGCTATGACATGCTAATCAACCCTGAGAAAATGGGACACAGGTTTCAGTTCTTCTCTATGCTCAGTCGAGGTCGGCTGGCTCAAAGGAAAGGGATGCAACAGGACACAGCGCCGTTGCCCGTGGCGGGCTTTGCTGAGCTGAACGTGCAATGA
- the ndufaf7 gene encoding protein arginine methyltransferase NDUFAF7, mitochondrial isoform X3: MTKSQQLRKLHSNDTVLSVVVMWTIWGNRSFSNSSIRRLESNTSILKHLISKITATGPISVAEYMREALTNPVSGYYVKNDMLGAGGDFITSPEISQIFGEVFSQLKVVLGETDISVHLVEVSPKLSQLQAKCLTGDQTWTCNDDQPVYCSGTTCTGLPIYWYHRIEDVPRGFSVFLAHEFFDALPIHKFQRTENGWREVMVDIDPESPEKLRFVVSHSPTLASSMLIQKDENRQHVEVCPEGGVIVQKMANRIADDGGAALIVDYGHDGTKTDTFRGFKGHQLHNVLEAPGMADLTADVDFSYLRKITGNQVTCLGPITQRSFLKNMGIDSRLQVLLRSCHDPSTRAQLINSYDMLINPEKMGHRFQFFSMLSRGRLAQRKGMQQDTAPLPVAGFAELNVQ, encoded by the exons ATGACAAAGTCACAACAACTAAGAAAACTGCATAGTAATGATACAGTGCTGTCTGTTGTAGTAATGTGGACCATATGGGGAAACAGATCCTTCTCAAACTCTTCCATCCGGAGACTGGAGTCAAACACATCCATCCTTAAACATCTTATTTCCAAAATCACTGCCACAGGCCCAATTTCAGTAGCTGAATATATGAGGGAGGCACTCACTAATCCAGTGTCG gGATATTACGTGAAAAATGACATGCTTGGAGCAGGAGGTGATTTTATTACGTCACCAGAAATCAGTCAGATTTTCGGTGAG GTTTTCAGTCAGTTAAAAGTTGTCCTGGGAGAGACAGATATCTCTGTTCATCTTGTGGAGGTCAGCCCAAAGTTAAGCCAACTTCAGGCCAAATGTCTAACTGGAGATCAGACGTGGACATGTAATGATGATCAGCCTGTTTACTGCAGTGGCACCACATGTACTGGCCTGCCTATATACTGGTACCACAGGATAGAGGATGTCCCGAGGG GTTTTAGTGTTTTCCTTGCCCATGAGTTTTTTGATGCATTACCCATTCACAAGTTTCAG AGAACAGAGAATGGCTGGCGGGAGGTGATGGTTGATATTGATCCTGAAAGTCCAGAAAAACTGAGATTTGTGGTTTCTCACAGTCCTACACTGGCCTCCAGCATGCTTATACAA aaagATGAAAACAGGCAACATGTGGAAGTGTGTCCAGAAGGTGGAGTCATTGTTCAGAAAATGGCCAATCGGATTGCTGATGACGGAGGCGCAGCATTGATTGTAGACTATGGGCATGATGGAACAAAAACTGATACTTTCAGA GGCTTTAAAGGCCATCAACTCCACAATGTCTTGGAGGCACCTGGCATGGCAGACTTGACAGCAGATGTGGACTTCAGTTACCTGAGGAAAATTACAGGAAATCAGGTGACCTGCTTGGGACCCATCACACAAAGATCCTTCCTGAAGAACATGGGCATTGACTCGCGCCTGCAG GTCCTCCTGAGGAGCTGTCATGACCCCTCCACCAGAGCGCAGCTCATCAACAGCTATGACATGCTAATCAACCCTGAGAAAATGGGACACAGGTTTCAGTTCTTCTCTATGCTCAGTCGAGGTCGGCTGGCTCAAAGGAAAGGGATGCAACAGGACACAGCGCCGTTGCCCGTGGCGGGCTTTGCTGAGCTGAACGTGCAATGA
- the ndufaf7 gene encoding protein arginine methyltransferase NDUFAF7, mitochondrial isoform X4 — MTCLEQEVILLRHQKSVRFSLLGVWCVSEWMAAGKSSVFQLVELGPGRGSLASDILRVFSQLKVVLGETDISVHLVEVSPKLSQLQAKCLTGDQTWTCNDDQPVYCSGTTCTGLPIYWYHRIEDVPRGFSVFLAHEFFDALPIHKFQRTENGWREVMVDIDPESPEKLRFVVSHSPTLASSMLIQKDENRQHVEVCPEGGVIVQKMANRIADDGGAALIVDYGHDGTKTDTFRGFKGHQLHNVLEAPGMADLTADVDFSYLRKITGNQVTCLGPITQRSFLKNMGIDSRLQVLLRSCHDPSTRAQLINSYDMLINPEKMGHRFQFFSMLSRGRLAQRKGMQQDTAPLPVAGFAELNVQ, encoded by the exons ATGACATGCTTGGAGCAGGAGGTGATTTTATTACGTCACCAGAAATCAGTCAGATTTTCG CTGTTGGGTGTCTGGTGTGTCAGTGAGTGGATGGCAGCAGGGAAATCCAGTGTGTTCCAGTTAGTGGAGCTCGGACCAGGTAGAGGTTCATTAGCCAGTGACATCCTGAGG GTTTTCAGTCAGTTAAAAGTTGTCCTGGGAGAGACAGATATCTCTGTTCATCTTGTGGAGGTCAGCCCAAAGTTAAGCCAACTTCAGGCCAAATGTCTAACTGGAGATCAGACGTGGACATGTAATGATGATCAGCCTGTTTACTGCAGTGGCACCACATGTACTGGCCTGCCTATATACTGGTACCACAGGATAGAGGATGTCCCGAGGG GTTTTAGTGTTTTCCTTGCCCATGAGTTTTTTGATGCATTACCCATTCACAAGTTTCAG AGAACAGAGAATGGCTGGCGGGAGGTGATGGTTGATATTGATCCTGAAAGTCCAGAAAAACTGAGATTTGTGGTTTCTCACAGTCCTACACTGGCCTCCAGCATGCTTATACAA aaagATGAAAACAGGCAACATGTGGAAGTGTGTCCAGAAGGTGGAGTCATTGTTCAGAAAATGGCCAATCGGATTGCTGATGACGGAGGCGCAGCATTGATTGTAGACTATGGGCATGATGGAACAAAAACTGATACTTTCAGA GGCTTTAAAGGCCATCAACTCCACAATGTCTTGGAGGCACCTGGCATGGCAGACTTGACAGCAGATGTGGACTTCAGTTACCTGAGGAAAATTACAGGAAATCAGGTGACCTGCTTGGGACCCATCACACAAAGATCCTTCCTGAAGAACATGGGCATTGACTCGCGCCTGCAG GTCCTCCTGAGGAGCTGTCATGACCCCTCCACCAGAGCGCAGCTCATCAACAGCTATGACATGCTAATCAACCCTGAGAAAATGGGACACAGGTTTCAGTTCTTCTCTATGCTCAGTCGAGGTCGGCTGGCTCAAAGGAAAGGGATGCAACAGGACACAGCGCCGTTGCCCGTGGCGGGCTTTGCTGAGCTGAACGTGCAATGA